ATTTGAAAAACTGTTTGGCAATGTCCGTCACCACCTCTTCATGAGTCATGGCCAAAACGAATTCCCGGTCTTTTCTATCCTTCAGGCGGAAGAGTTCGTCTCCTATATCGTAGAATCTTCCGGTTGTCTTCCAGAGTTCCGCAGGGTTGAGCACGGGCATGGTGATTTCGAGGCCTCCGATGGCATCCAGTTCGTCCCGAAGGATTTTCTTGATCTTTTCAGCCACCCGGTGCCCCAACGGTAAAAGCGAATAGATGCCGGCCGCTACGGGGTGAATATAGGAAGCGCGAAGCAGAAGAATGTGAGACGGGGTTTCAGCTTCCTTGGGAACATCAAACAGGGTATGAATGAAAAAATTTGAATAACGCATGCCTCTTCGCCTCCAAAAATTGTCTTTTATATTTTAAGAAACCATTGAATTCACGAAATGAAAAGCGTGCCTCAGACGCCGGCCCGATAACCGTCGAATACTAGCATGCATCCTTCCAGATTCACAACCATTATCTCCTCCCCTTTGTATGAGCCCCCCACCCTCCGAGAGGCTGGAAAGAGAGGTCGAAAAACTTCTCAATGACCTGAGATCTGCCGATATTCCACCTACTTGTCTTGACAGTAATCTTTCTCTCCCTTAAATTTAATGGCGCTGCAGGAAGGGGATTCAACTTGCGTCGTTCCTGTTTCGGCAGCGAGCGTTGAAGATGAAAAAAAGTTTTATAAGAGAGGAGAATTTGAGTGGCTGAAACGAATAAGGATCCCGTATTGAACGAGCTCCAGGAAATGAAGCATCGCATGGATGTCCTCTATTCCCAAAGCCTCGGTGGACATGAAAAACCCGACATGGAAATGGAAAGGAATATGGATTCCGGGCAGCCCGTCGAAATGTGGGAACCTTTGGCAGACATATGGGAAACCTCAACAGCCTGGGTTGTTGAACTGGACCTTCCGGGCGTTTCGGAAGAGGATCTGTATGTTGAAGTAAACGATGCTCAGTTGAGCATTCATGGGAAGCGGGCAACGATTCCTCGGACCACTGCCCTCAAGGTATCGATGGCTGAACGGAAAGAGGGACGCTTTTCGAAAAGCTTCCGGTTGCCTCCTCATATCCAGCCCGAGGCCATTCAAGCCAAATTGAAAGGAGGGGTATTGACTCTATCGATTCCGAAATTCGAAAAAGAAAAAACGCCCGCTCGTAAGATTGCGGTCAGGGCGGATTAGCTTTTTCTTTCCCGGCGGACACGGTTTCTTCACAAATTGTGGAAATGAAGTATATGCAAAGTATATAATTGAAACATTCGTGAATCGAAAGAATGTGTTTCAATCGAGAAACAGGATATGGAATCCAACCAAACCCTGTATGAGGAGGTTTCAGAAAATGGATAGCAGGTTGCGTACGACCTTTTTACTGGCTGCGCTGACCGTTTTGATCGTCTGGATGGGGGGGCAGTTCGGCGGGTCCCAGGGCATGACGATTGCCTTCATCTTTGCTGCCGTAATGAATCTGGGAAGCTACTGGTTTTCGGATAAAATCGTGCTGAGTATGTATCATGCTCAACCCCTGGACGAGAGTCAGGCCCCCGAGCTTTTCCGTATGGTCCGGGAACTGGCCATGGAAGCTCAGATCCCCATGCCCAGGATTTTCATGATTCCGGAAGATACTCCCAATGCATTCGCAACGGGACGGAATCCCGAAAATGCCGTAGTGGCTGTCACCGAAGGGCTCTGGCGGCTGTTGACTCCGGACGAAATGAAGGGGGTTCTTGCGCATGAACTGGGTCACGTGAAGAATCGCGATATCCTGGTAAGTTCCATTGCAGCCACCCTGGCAGGGGTGGTCATGTTCCTTGCGAATATGGCTCGATGGGGCGCTATTTTCGGAGGATTGAGAGGGAGCGACGAAGATGAGGGCGGCGGAATCATAGGGGTGCTCCTTACGGCCGTGCTGGCTCCCATTGCCGCCATGTTGATTCAAATGGCCATTTCAAGGTCCAGGGAATACCTTGCAGACGAAACGGGCGCCCGCCTGTCTCATAGCCCCCAATCCCTTGCCCGAGCCCTCGAAAAGCTTTCCATCGCTTCGGAGCGCATCCCCATGGTGGATGCCAAACCAGCAACGGCGCATCTTTTTATAGTGAATCCCTTGACAGGAAGAAGTCTTGCGAATCTTTTCAGCACGCACCCTCCCATCGAGGAACGAATCAGGCGTCTGCGTTCCATGTAAGTCGGCTTCAGAATGCTCTGGAATACTTGAAAATTCGGTTCATGAAAAAAAAGAGGCATTCCGTTTCCCGGCCCGGGCGAGACGCTCGAGGCCCGGGAAACGCCCCCTTCATGCCGCACCGTCGATACTGTACCCTTCTTTCCACATCAGTTTCCTTCTGATTTGAATTTGCCTTTGACAGGAACACCTTTTTTAATTACACGTAGGAATGTGCTGTTTTTCACAGTAGACATGAGACAATATGGGCTGTCTATCCAATGTGGATCTCCCCCATTCGCGGTGGATCTGCAGTTCTGAAAGACTCCACGGGCGGGGGGCAAGCGGGCGATTATTCGGGCTGTTTGTGCAATGCTGACAATTGTAACTGGAATCGTAGAAAGAAGTTCTACTCGTTCCGAAGCGGGAGAAAGAAAATATCATGGCCAACGTGGTTGTTATCGGGACCCAGTGGGGAGATGAAGGAAAGGGCAAGATCGTCGATCTACTCACAGAAAGGGCCGACTGTGTCGTTCGTTTTCAGGGTGGCAACAATGCCGGACATACGCTTGTCGTCAATGGAAAAAAGTTTGTTTTTCATCTCATTCCTTCAGGGATTCTTCACTCCGGCAAGATGTGCCTGATTGGAAATGGAGTGGTCCTTGACCCCGCCATACTCCTTCAGGAAATAGACCGTTTGAATGCCTGTGGAGTTCCTATAACATCCAGCAATCTCATGATCAGCCGCCATGCCCATGTGATCATGCCCTATCACCGTGCTCTCGATCTGGCCAGAGAAAACAGAAAGGGAACAGTCAAAATCGGGACCACCGGACGTGGAATCGGCCCCTGCTACGAGGACAAAGTCTGCCGTACGGGAATCCGCATCCATGATCTCTTCGATGCAAAGGCATTGAGGGAAAAACTCGAGCGGAGCCTGGAAGAGAAGAATTTCATGCTTCAGAACTTTTTTGCAGAAAAACCTCTCGACCCGGCGGCTATCCAGGAGGAATACCTGGTTTACGGTGAAAAGCTGGCTCCTTTTGCCGGAGATGTTTCCAGCTATCTTCACCATGTCTGCGGAAAGGCTCGGAATATCCTGTTTGAAGGGGCTCAGGGGACACACCTGGATATCGATCACGGCACCTATCCTTATGTTACATCATCAAATACAGTGGCGGGCAATGCCTGCTGTGGAACCGGGATCGGTCCGACCAAAATCGACAAGGTTCTCGGAATCGTCAAAGCCTACACTACCCGTGTGGGTGGGGGACCTTTCCCGACCGAACTCCTGGATGAAACGGGGGAACGCATTCGATCCGTGGGCGGTGAGTTCGGCGCCACGACAGGACGACCGCGGCGCTGTGGCTGGCTGGATATGGTCGTGCTCAAAACTTCCGCAAGATTGAACGGATTGGCGGGACTGGTGATCACCAAACTGGATGTTTTGACGGGAATACCCAAGCTCAAGATCGCGGTGGCTTACCAATGCGGGCAAGAACGGTTGCACGAAGTTCCTCCTGAATTGAACGCCCTGGAAGCCTGTGAACCCATTTGCGAGGAATTTCCCGGCTGGGAAGAGGACTTGCGGCAAATCAGAAAATTCGAGGATCTTCCCAAGAATACGCAACGATATTTGCGCGCCGTCGAGGAGATGTCGGGAATTCCCTTGTCCATAGTCTCTGTCGGGCCCGGACGGGATGAAACCATTCTCCTGCGTCACCCGTACGATGAATAATATTCGGAAAAGCGCTTCACCTTCGCGGGATTTGTTTCACCAACGGGTCCCGCGGGTTGAACCGGCGGACACCCGATGAACTTCGACGGATTTATATGAAATACGGTGAGTAGGTGAATGGGTGAATAGACCGATCCATTCACCTATTTTCATCCCTCGTCGTGACCGCTCCGTTCATGGGGGGCACTGCAGTTTCATTTTTCTGTCCTCGCAATTTCAGTTGCAAGTCCCAATCATTCGTCGTAATTTTCTTGGATTTCCGTCTCATGGATTCATCCGGTAAATTCAGTACAAGCATGGCCTGTGCGGAAAGATGGGCTGCTTGTTGCATGAAATGTGCGATGACCCTATGTTCCAGAACACACTCCAACAAAATGAGGATCGCGGGCAGAAATGATTTTTGACGGGCGATGGAAATCTTATTACCAAGAGCGGCTCGGTGGCGCGGAAGAGGTGCTTCAATCCAACATTCAGGATGGAAACCGGATCTTCATAGGGTGCGGATGCGGGGAGCCGCAGCACCTGGTGCGTTCATTGCTCAAAATCATACCTCGATACCGGGACCTGGAGCTCGTACAGAACCTTTCTGTGGGAACCCTTCCCGAAGACTGGAGCGAGCTCCACAAACATTGCCGGCTCAAGACATTTTTCGTGGGTCCACGTACGCGGAAAGCCGTCAACCTCGGCCTTGTCGATTATATTCCCATTTATTTCTCGTCCATTCCGGGCCTCTTTCGCGATGAAGGCTCCTGGGGACTGGACGTTTGTCTCATTCAGATATCCCCTCCCGACAAACACGGGTTCTGTTCCCTGGGTATCGCCGTGGATGTCGCCAAGGCGGCCATCGAGATGGGAAAGATCATTATCGCTCAGGTCAATCCTCGCATGCCGCGTACCTTTGGCGACACCTTTGTCCATGTCACCCAAATGCATCGTTTCGTGGAGTACGAAGAGCCTCTCTTGGAGGTCACATACCGGGAACGCAGCGCGGTGGCCGAACGGATTGCAAAATACGTTTCCCACCTGGTGGAGGATGGTTCCACCATCCAGGTGGGCATCGGGCGGATTGCCGGCTCCGTTTTGAGATACCTCGACAACAAAAAAGATTTGGGCATCCATTCCGAAATCCTTACGGACGCACACCTCTACCTGGTGCGAAAGGGGGTCATCACGGGGCGTAAAAAGAATGTGCATCACGGAAAGATCATCACCAGTTCCTGTGTGGGGGGCAGGGAACTCTACGACTTCGTGCACAATAACCCGGAAGTGGAGGTGTATCCCATCGAATATGTGAACGACAGGCGCCTCATCAGCCAAAACGACCAGATGGTGGCCATCAATTCCGCCCTGGAAATCGATCTCAGCGGCCAGATTTGCGCCGATTCCATCGGGCACAGGGTTTTCAGCGGCATCGGCGGATATGTGGATTTCATGCACGGTGCGTCGCGCTCTTACAAGGGAAAAACCATTATTGTTCTGCCCTCTACCAGTTCCGATGGACGAAGAAGCCGCATCGTCAGCCACCTCACTGATGGAGCGGGAGTTGTGAGCTCAAGAAGCACCGTCCGTTATGTCGTGACCGAATTCGGCATTGCTTATTTGCACGGGAAGACCATACGGGAACGGGCCCTGGCCCTCATCAACATTGCACATCCCAAATTTCGGGAACGCCTGCTCTCCGAGGCCAAAGACCTCCGCTATGTCTATCAGGATCAGATCCTTCCGCCCATCTACGAACCCCTCTACCCCGGCCAGTGGGAAACGCACCAGATCTTTCCGGGTGATGTTCGTATTTTCTTCCGGCCCATCAAGCCTACCGACGAGCGGCTCGTTCAGGAATTCTTCTATTCCCTGCCCGATCAGGATATTTACTACCGTTTTCTCTCGGCCATGAAGGTCTTTCCCCATCGAAACACGCAGAGCATGGTCAATATCGACTATGAGCACGAGATGGCCATCGTTGGAGTCACCGGGGAGATCGGCAATGAAACCGTCATCGCACTGGGAAGATATATTTTGGACCAGAAGACGAATATGGCGGAGGTGGATTTTGCCGTTCGAGCCGATTGGCAAAGAAAGGGCATCGGCACCTTCCTGCTGCACTATCTCTGCGAAATTGCAAAGAGCAAAGGCATCAGCGGCCTGACGGCCTACGTGCTCGCTTCCAACAGAAAGATGCTCGCCGTCTTCCATAAAGTGGGTTATGTTGTACACACTCATCTTGAAGACGGCATTTATGAAATTGCATTCCGGTTCGATGAACCCTCTCAAGTTTGTATTACGGATTGCCAATGATGATGCATGTAAAAAAGGAGATTTCCCCTGCGGACCTGGCGTTTGACATCGACGGCGTCGTCGCGGACACCATGGCCATGTTCGTAACCCTGGCGAGGGAGCGTTACGGGCTGGTTCATCTCACCAAGGATCACATCGCATGTTATGATCTGCATCGATGTCTGAATCTGGATTCCGGGATAGTGAACGATTTGATCTGCCTTACCCTGGACGACGAACACACGCTGCAGACTCCCCCCGTGCCCGGAGCGCCGAAAGTTTTGAACGAACTGGCCCGGCACGGACCTTTGCGGTTTGTCACGGCGCGTATCTGGCCCGAATCCATCACACAGTGGCTGCATGCCACCCTGCCGGATGTGCCCTTCGACCGGATAGAGGTGATCGCTACGGGAGCGCCGGAAAGCAAATTGCAAATCTTGAAGAACATGGATATCAAATTCTTTGTGGAAGACCGCCTCGAAACCTGCAAGCTTCTGGCTCAGGGGGGCGTTCAGCCTCTTCTTTTCGATCAACCATGGAACCGCACGCCACAGGCGGAGTCGTTTCCTCGGGTGCAAAGCTGGTCCCAATTGTCCGAATGGGTCTTGCCTTAGAACGAGGGGTTACGATAAAGTATTTGGAGTTACACGGAATGAATCGTGTGTCTCTGAGAAATCTTGAAGTACCAAAGACTTGTGCTATACCCTTTTGTTTGGCATGAATAAAAATCCATGCGGACCGGAGATGAAATTCCCATAGAAGAGAATTTTGAAGCCTTCGGCTTCAGAGGGTCCTGCATCGTGAACATTTTGGAATGCTTAGATGAAATCCGACCCAATTCCTGAAACCAAAGAAACGGACAGGCAATCGAACGAACCCATCCCGGTACAGATCAAGGCCGATCGCAATGGTTTCATGTTGGTGCCCTCTGCAAAGGCCTCCTTTGAATCCATCATGACCTATATGGAGCACCGCCTGGAAGAATCGCACGATTTTTTCCAATACTCCGACATGGTCTTGGATGTACGTGAAAAACCTCTTCGCACAGATGAAATCCTGGCGTTGCAGCATTTACTGGAAGAAAAGTCCAGGGTAAAGCTTTCATCTGTAAGGCTGAGTGATTCCCTTGAACTCTTGGTCGATCGCCCCCCATCGCGACCGCCGGTTTCTGTGAAAAAAGAGAGCTCAAACAGGCAGGAGCCCTCGCCTGTAATCGTCCGCAGCACCTGCAGATCGGGGGCCCGTATCGTATCGCCCTCCGATTGCCTCGTTCTCGGGGATGTGAACCCTGGAGCGGAAATCGTTGCCGTGGGGGATATCGTGGTATTCGGCAACTTGAGAGGGCTTGCCCATGCAGGAGCCGCCGGAGACCGTTCGGCGCGCATTTGGGCCCTCAGCATCGAACCGAACCAACTGCGCATCGCGGACCTGGTGGCTGTTCCTCCCCGGGGCAACAAGCCCGTTCCCAAGCGGTACGAAATCGCCGAGATTCAGGGAGAATCCATCGGAGTCATTACTGTCTGATGGGTCTTGAGTGCTTGGA
This region of Desulforhabdus amnigena genomic DNA includes:
- a CDS encoding Hsp20/alpha crystallin family protein yields the protein MAETNKDPVLNELQEMKHRMDVLYSQSLGGHEKPDMEMERNMDSGQPVEMWEPLADIWETSTAWVVELDLPGVSEEDLYVEVNDAQLSIHGKRATIPRTTALKVSMAERKEGRFSKSFRLPPHIQPEAIQAKLKGGVLTLSIPKFEKEKTPARKIAVRAD
- the htpX gene encoding zinc metalloprotease HtpX; the protein is MDSRLRTTFLLAALTVLIVWMGGQFGGSQGMTIAFIFAAVMNLGSYWFSDKIVLSMYHAQPLDESQAPELFRMVRELAMEAQIPMPRIFMIPEDTPNAFATGRNPENAVVAVTEGLWRLLTPDEMKGVLAHELGHVKNRDILVSSIAATLAGVVMFLANMARWGAIFGGLRGSDEDEGGGIIGVLLTAVLAPIAAMLIQMAISRSREYLADETGARLSHSPQSLARALEKLSIASERIPMVDAKPATAHLFIVNPLTGRSLANLFSTHPPIEERIRRLRSM
- a CDS encoding adenylosuccinate synthase — its product is MANVVVIGTQWGDEGKGKIVDLLTERADCVVRFQGGNNAGHTLVVNGKKFVFHLIPSGILHSGKMCLIGNGVVLDPAILLQEIDRLNACGVPITSSNLMISRHAHVIMPYHRALDLARENRKGTVKIGTTGRGIGPCYEDKVCRTGIRIHDLFDAKALREKLERSLEEKNFMLQNFFAEKPLDPAAIQEEYLVYGEKLAPFAGDVSSYLHHVCGKARNILFEGAQGTHLDIDHGTYPYVTSSNTVAGNACCGTGIGPTKIDKVLGIVKAYTTRVGGGPFPTELLDETGERIRSVGGEFGATTGRPRRCGWLDMVVLKTSARLNGLAGLVITKLDVLTGIPKLKIAVAYQCGQERLHEVPPELNALEACEPICEEFPGWEEDLRQIRKFEDLPKNTQRYLRAVEEMSGIPLSIVSVGPGRDETILLRHPYDE
- a CDS encoding GNAT family N-acetyltransferase, with protein sequence MIFDGRWKSYYQERLGGAEEVLQSNIQDGNRIFIGCGCGEPQHLVRSLLKIIPRYRDLELVQNLSVGTLPEDWSELHKHCRLKTFFVGPRTRKAVNLGLVDYIPIYFSSIPGLFRDEGSWGLDVCLIQISPPDKHGFCSLGIAVDVAKAAIEMGKIIIAQVNPRMPRTFGDTFVHVTQMHRFVEYEEPLLEVTYRERSAVAERIAKYVSHLVEDGSTIQVGIGRIAGSVLRYLDNKKDLGIHSEILTDAHLYLVRKGVITGRKKNVHHGKIITSSCVGGRELYDFVHNNPEVEVYPIEYVNDRRLISQNDQMVAINSALEIDLSGQICADSIGHRVFSGIGGYVDFMHGASRSYKGKTIIVLPSTSSDGRRSRIVSHLTDGAGVVSSRSTVRYVVTEFGIAYLHGKTIRERALALINIAHPKFRERLLSEAKDLRYVYQDQILPPIYEPLYPGQWETHQIFPGDVRIFFRPIKPTDERLVQEFFYSLPDQDIYYRFLSAMKVFPHRNTQSMVNIDYEHEMAIVGVTGEIGNETVIALGRYILDQKTNMAEVDFAVRADWQRKGIGTFLLHYLCEIAKSKGISGLTAYVLASNRKMLAVFHKVGYVVHTHLEDGIYEIAFRFDEPSQVCITDCQ
- a CDS encoding 5' nucleotidase, NT5C type; amino-acid sequence: MMMHVKKEISPADLAFDIDGVVADTMAMFVTLARERYGLVHLTKDHIACYDLHRCLNLDSGIVNDLICLTLDDEHTLQTPPVPGAPKVLNELARHGPLRFVTARIWPESITQWLHATLPDVPFDRIEVIATGAPESKLQILKNMDIKFFVEDRLETCKLLAQGGVQPLLFDQPWNRTPQAESFPRVQSWSQLSEWVLP
- the minC gene encoding septum site-determining protein MinC, which encodes MKSDPIPETKETDRQSNEPIPVQIKADRNGFMLVPSAKASFESIMTYMEHRLEESHDFFQYSDMVLDVREKPLRTDEILALQHLLEEKSRVKLSSVRLSDSLELLVDRPPSRPPVSVKKESSNRQEPSPVIVRSTCRSGARIVSPSDCLVLGDVNPGAEIVAVGDIVVFGNLRGLAHAGAAGDRSARIWALSIEPNQLRIADLVAVPPRGNKPVPKRYEIAEIQGESIGVITV